In Microbacterium sp. SLBN-146, one genomic interval encodes:
- a CDS encoding GntR family transcriptional regulator, with the protein MSETQSLSKSQQAYHWIKERIARQEFTPGYRLVLGTIASELDMSVVPVREAVRQLEAEGLVTFERNVGARVSMVDDSQYRSSMQALSILEGAATALSARRLTADDLRAARRINELMIETLEHFDPKAFTALNQEFHAALFGKCANPRMLELVNAEWGRLGHLRDSTFSFVPGRAQESVREHENILQLIENGAPLGEIEKAARRHRSATLDAYMIHEHPDEALGLPAF; encoded by the coding sequence ATGAGCGAGACGCAGAGCCTGTCGAAGTCGCAGCAGGCCTACCACTGGATCAAGGAGCGGATCGCGCGCCAGGAGTTCACGCCCGGCTACCGCCTCGTCCTCGGCACGATCGCGAGCGAGCTCGACATGAGCGTCGTTCCCGTCCGCGAGGCCGTTCGGCAGCTCGAGGCGGAAGGCCTCGTGACGTTCGAGCGCAACGTCGGCGCGCGCGTCTCGATGGTCGACGACTCGCAGTACCGGTCGTCGATGCAGGCGCTGTCGATCCTCGAGGGGGCCGCGACGGCACTTTCCGCGCGGCGGCTCACCGCTGACGACCTCCGGGCGGCACGGCGCATCAACGAGCTCATGATCGAGACGCTCGAGCACTTCGACCCGAAGGCCTTCACGGCCCTCAATCAGGAGTTCCATGCGGCTCTCTTCGGCAAGTGCGCGAACCCCCGCATGCTCGAGCTCGTCAACGCCGAATGGGGACGCCTCGGCCACTTGCGCGACTCGACCTTCAGCTTCGTCCCCGGGCGCGCGCAGGAGTCCGTCCGTGAGCACGAGAACATCCTCCAGCTCATCGAGAACGGCGCACCCCTCGGCGAGATCGAGAAGGCCGCCAGGCGCCACCGCTCGGCGACCCTCGATGCCTACATGATCCACGAGCACCCGGACGAGGCCCTCGGCCTGCCGGCATTCTGA
- the hpaD gene encoding 3,4-dihydroxyphenylacetate 2,3-dioxygenase translates to MTHRDDMTLTSSGFYVSQEAPIHSANPVPTPTSPAPDILRCAYMELVVTDLAASRQFYVDVLDLIVTEEDENTVYLRSMEEFIHHNLVLRQGPVAAVAAFSYRVRTPEDLDKAVAFYEELGCRVERRVEGFTKGIGESVRVEDPLGFPYEFFHDVEHVERLAWRYDLYTPGALVRLDHFNQVTPDVPRAVKFMQDLGFRVTEDIQDDEGTVYAAWMRRKPTVHDTAMTGGDGPRMHHVAFSTHEKHNILAICDKLGALRRSDAIERGPGRHGVSNAFYLYLRDPDGHRVEIYTQDYYTGDPDNPVVTWDVHDNQRRDWWGNPVVPSWYTEASLVLDLDGNPQPVVARTDSSEMAVTIGADGFSYTRAAEGAASLPEYKLGNQL, encoded by the coding sequence ATGACCCACCGCGATGACATGACCCTCACCTCCTCGGGCTTCTACGTGAGCCAGGAGGCGCCGATCCACAGCGCGAACCCCGTTCCGACACCGACGAGTCCCGCGCCGGACATCCTCCGCTGCGCGTACATGGAGCTCGTCGTCACCGACCTCGCGGCATCCCGCCAGTTCTACGTCGACGTGCTCGACCTCATCGTGACGGAGGAGGACGAGAACACCGTCTACCTCCGCTCGATGGAGGAGTTCATCCACCACAACCTCGTGCTGCGGCAAGGTCCCGTCGCCGCTGTGGCGGCCTTCTCGTACCGCGTGCGGACGCCGGAGGACCTCGACAAGGCCGTCGCGTTCTACGAAGAGCTCGGATGCCGCGTCGAGCGCCGCGTCGAGGGGTTCACAAAGGGCATCGGCGAGTCCGTCCGCGTCGAGGACCCGCTCGGGTTCCCGTACGAGTTCTTCCACGATGTCGAGCACGTCGAGCGGCTCGCGTGGCGGTACGACCTGTACACGCCGGGCGCCCTCGTGCGACTCGACCACTTCAACCAGGTCACCCCCGACGTCCCGCGCGCCGTGAAGTTCATGCAGGACCTGGGCTTCCGCGTGACGGAGGACATCCAGGACGACGAGGGCACCGTCTACGCCGCGTGGATGCGCCGCAAGCCCACCGTGCACGACACCGCCATGACCGGCGGCGACGGACCCCGCATGCACCACGTCGCCTTCTCGACGCACGAGAAGCACAACATCCTCGCGATCTGCGACAAGCTCGGGGCCCTCCGGCGCTCCGACGCGATCGAGCGCGGACCGGGCCGCCACGGCGTGTCGAACGCGTTCTACCTCTACCTGCGCGACCCCGACGGTCACCGCGTCGAGATCTACACGCAGGACTACTACACGGGCGACCCCGACAACCCCGTCGTCACGTGGGACGTGCACGACAACCAGCGCCGCGACTGGTGGGGGAACCCGGTCGTGCCGTCCTGGTACACGGAGGCGTCGCTCGTCCTCGACCTCGACGGCAATCCCCAGCCGGTCGTCGCCCGCACCGACTCGTCGGAGATGGCCGTCACGATCGGTGCCGACGGCTTCTCGTACACGCGGGCGGCCGAGGGAGCGGCATCCCTCCCCGAATACAAGCTCGGGAACCAGCTGTGA
- the hpaE gene encoding 5-carboxymethyl-2-hydroxymuconate semialdehyde dehydrogenase → MTRHVPADLPDRIRHYIDGRFVDSIDGDEFDVLDPVTNETYVRAAAGKKADIDAAVASARRAFTEGPWPRMLPRERSRVLHRIADLVESRDARLAELESFDSGLPITQALGQARRAAENFRFFADLIVAQTDDAFKVPGRQMNYVNRKPIGVAGLITPWNTPFMLESWKLGPALATGNTVVLKPAEFTPLSASLWAGIFEEAGLPQGVFNLVNGLGEDAGDALVKHPDVPLISFTGESSTGQLIFANAAPFLKGLSMELGGKSPAVVFADADLDAAIDATIFGVFSLNGERCTAGSRILVERPVYDEFVERYAAQASRVKVGDPQDPATEVGALVHPEHYAKVMSYVELGKTEGRLVAGGGRPADLPTGNYVAPTVFADVSPDARIFQEEIFGPVVAITPFDTDEEALALANGVKYGLAAYVWTNDLKRAHTFSQAIEAGMVWLNSNNVRDLRTPFGGVKASGLGHEGGYRSIDFYTDQQAVHITLGPAHNPTFGKADAAASH, encoded by the coding sequence ATGACCCGGCACGTTCCCGCCGACCTCCCCGACCGCATTCGCCACTACATCGACGGACGGTTCGTCGATTCGATCGACGGCGACGAGTTCGACGTCCTCGATCCCGTGACGAACGAGACCTACGTCCGTGCCGCGGCGGGCAAGAAGGCCGACATCGACGCCGCCGTGGCATCCGCCCGTCGCGCGTTCACAGAGGGCCCGTGGCCGCGGATGCTGCCGCGTGAACGCTCGCGGGTGCTCCACCGCATCGCCGACCTCGTCGAGTCCCGCGATGCCCGGCTCGCCGAGCTCGAGTCCTTCGACTCGGGCCTCCCCATCACGCAGGCGCTCGGCCAGGCCCGGCGCGCGGCCGAGAACTTCCGGTTCTTCGCCGACCTGATCGTCGCCCAGACCGATGACGCCTTCAAGGTGCCTGGCCGGCAGATGAACTACGTCAACCGCAAACCGATCGGCGTCGCGGGCCTCATCACGCCGTGGAACACGCCGTTCATGCTCGAGTCGTGGAAGCTCGGCCCCGCGCTCGCAACGGGCAACACGGTCGTGCTCAAGCCCGCTGAGTTCACCCCCCTCTCGGCGTCGCTGTGGGCCGGAATCTTCGAAGAGGCCGGGCTCCCGCAGGGTGTCTTCAACCTCGTCAACGGACTCGGGGAGGATGCCGGAGACGCACTCGTCAAGCATCCCGACGTCCCCCTCATCTCGTTCACGGGCGAGAGCAGCACGGGCCAGCTGATCTTCGCCAACGCCGCTCCGTTCCTGAAGGGCCTGTCGATGGAGCTCGGCGGCAAGTCGCCCGCGGTCGTCTTCGCCGACGCGGATCTCGACGCGGCGATCGACGCGACGATCTTCGGGGTGTTCTCGCTCAACGGCGAGCGCTGCACGGCGGGATCCCGCATCCTCGTCGAGCGACCCGTCTACGACGAGTTCGTCGAGCGCTACGCGGCGCAGGCGTCGCGCGTCAAGGTCGGCGATCCGCAGGATCCCGCGACCGAGGTCGGCGCGCTCGTCCATCCCGAGCACTACGCCAAAGTCATGTCGTACGTCGAGCTCGGCAAGACCGAGGGCCGCCTCGTCGCCGGCGGCGGACGCCCCGCCGACCTCCCGACGGGCAACTACGTCGCGCCGACAGTGTTCGCCGACGTCTCCCCCGACGCGCGCATCTTCCAGGAGGAGATCTTCGGACCCGTCGTGGCCATCACGCCGTTCGATACCGACGAAGAGGCCCTCGCGCTCGCGAACGGCGTGAAGTACGGGCTCGCCGCCTACGTCTGGACGAACGACCTGAAGCGCGCGCACACCTTCTCGCAGGCGATCGAGGCGGGGATGGTGTGGCTCAACTCGAACAACGTCCGCGACCTCCGCACGCCCTTCGGCGGCGTCAAGGCCTCGGGTCTCGGGCACGAGGGCGGCTACCGCTCGATCGACTTCTACACCGACCAGCAGGCCGTGCACATCACGCTCGGCCCCGCGCACAACCCGACCTTCGGCAAGGCGGATGCCGCGGCATCCCACTGA
- a CDS encoding fumarylacetoacetate hydrolase family protein, with translation WVTAANDLGLYDLRANDKGSNVRSKGGDGFTPLGPSLIDACSVDPAALRVRTWVNGELAQADTTDGLLFPLPRIVADLSQHMTLEPGDVILTGTPAGSSVVAPGDVVEVEVDAPASGFSSGRLRTTVVEGEAPFDETLGSLPAVDDTQRAEAWGSREAAGLGPVQDAGDLASTGGSAPGRPAERTSPALSDALRAKLERTPVAGLSQQLRKRGLDNVTIDGVRPLHPGAKLVGTARTLRFVPLREDLFASHGGGYNAQKRAFDAVESGEVIVIEARGETGSGTLGDILAIRAHAQGAAGIVTDGGVRDVDAVTAVGIPVYTAGAHPAVLGRKHVPWDHDVTIGCGGTTVQPGDVIVGDADGVIVIPPGLADEVADAALAQEHEDAWIAARVAEGHPIDGLFPMNAEWRARYDEERS, from the coding sequence TGGGTGACGGCCGCGAACGACCTCGGACTCTACGACCTCCGCGCGAACGACAAGGGCTCCAACGTCCGTTCGAAGGGCGGCGACGGGTTCACGCCGCTCGGGCCGTCGCTCATCGACGCCTGCAGCGTGGATCCCGCCGCGCTTCGCGTGCGCACGTGGGTCAACGGCGAGCTCGCACAGGCCGACACGACCGACGGGCTCCTCTTCCCCCTCCCCCGCATCGTCGCCGATCTGTCGCAGCACATGACCCTCGAGCCGGGCGACGTCATTCTCACGGGGACGCCCGCGGGCTCGTCCGTCGTCGCGCCCGGCGATGTCGTCGAGGTGGAGGTCGACGCACCGGCATCCGGATTCTCCTCCGGCCGACTGCGGACGACGGTCGTCGAGGGCGAGGCGCCGTTCGACGAGACCCTCGGCTCGCTCCCCGCCGTCGACGACACGCAGCGCGCCGAGGCGTGGGGATCGCGCGAGGCCGCGGGGCTCGGCCCGGTTCAGGATGCAGGAGATCTCGCCTCGACAGGAGGATCCGCGCCCGGTCGACCTGCCGAGCGGACTTCTCCTGCGCTGAGTGACGCCCTCCGCGCGAAGCTCGAGCGCACTCCCGTCGCCGGCCTGTCGCAGCAGCTGCGCAAGCGCGGGCTCGACAACGTCACGATCGACGGCGTACGCCCCCTGCATCCCGGCGCCAAGCTCGTCGGAACCGCCCGCACCCTGCGCTTCGTGCCGCTTCGTGAGGATCTCTTCGCGAGCCACGGCGGCGGCTACAACGCGCAGAAGCGCGCGTTCGACGCCGTCGAGAGCGGCGAGGTCATCGTCATCGAAGCGCGGGGCGAGACCGGCTCGGGAACGCTCGGCGACATCCTCGCGATCCGCGCGCACGCCCAGGGCGCTGCGGGCATCGTGACCGACGGCGGCGTCCGCGACGTCGACGCCGTCACGGCCGTCGGGATCCCCGTCTACACGGCCGGCGCCCATCCCGCCGTGCTCGGGCGCAAGCACGTGCCGTGGGATCACGACGTCACGATCGGATGCGGCGGCACGACCGTGCAGCCGGGAGACGTCATCGTGGGCGACGCCGACGGCGTCATCGTCATCCCTCCCGGGCTCGCCGACGAGGTCGCCGACGCGGCGCTCGCTCAGGAGCACGAGGATGCCTGGATCGCGGCGCGCGTCGCGGAGGGCCACCCCATCGACGGGCTCTTCCCGATGAACGCCGAGTGGCGGGCACGCTACGACGAGGAGCGGTCATGA
- a CDS encoding transporter substrate-binding domain-containing protein encodes MSRRSALLRTAVAGVALAALALSGCAASAEPESGDSSEVSDDAYVTPGTLTIATGDIAYEPYVIDDDPSSGEGFEAAIAYAIADKLGFAPDDVEWVRTSFEAAIAPGPKNFDFNIQQYTITDERKQAVDFSSPYYAASQAIVAVEGGAADGVDSIDGLKGLTIGAMAGSTSAQTLEEVVEPDVAPQLFGSNEDVVAALNAGQIDAFVIDLPTAFLATSVYIENSFIVGELPAGGIADEWGVVLSKDSPLTESVSAAIDELREDGTLAAITDEWLGAGQGVTLLQ; translated from the coding sequence ATGTCCCGTCGTTCCGCCCTGCTCCGTACCGCCGTCGCCGGCGTCGCCCTCGCCGCCCTCGCCCTGAGCGGCTGCGCGGCGTCCGCAGAGCCCGAGAGCGGCGACAGCAGCGAGGTGAGCGACGACGCCTACGTCACGCCGGGCACGCTCACGATCGCGACGGGCGACATCGCCTACGAGCCGTACGTCATCGACGACGACCCCTCGTCCGGCGAGGGCTTCGAAGCGGCCATCGCCTACGCGATCGCCGACAAGCTCGGGTTCGCCCCCGACGACGTCGAGTGGGTGCGCACGAGCTTCGAAGCGGCGATCGCCCCGGGACCCAAGAACTTCGACTTCAACATCCAGCAGTACACGATCACGGACGAGCGCAAGCAGGCCGTCGACTTCTCGTCGCCGTACTACGCCGCCAGCCAGGCGATCGTCGCCGTCGAGGGCGGGGCGGCCGACGGTGTCGACTCGATCGACGGCCTGAAGGGCCTGACGATCGGGGCGATGGCAGGGTCGACGAGCGCCCAGACGCTCGAAGAGGTCGTCGAGCCCGACGTCGCGCCGCAGCTCTTCGGCTCCAACGAAGACGTCGTCGCAGCGCTCAACGCCGGCCAGATCGACGCCTTCGTGATCGACCTGCCGACGGCGTTCCTCGCGACCTCGGTCTACATCGAGAACTCCTTCATCGTGGGCGAACTGCCCGCCGGCGGCATCGCCGACGAATGGGGCGTCGTACTCTCGAAGGACTCCCCCCTCACCGAGAGCGTGAGCGCCGCGATCGACGAGCTCCGCGAAGACGGAACCCTCGCCGCGATCACCGACGAGTGGCTCGGAGCGGGCCAGGGCGTCACGCTGCTCCAGTGA
- a CDS encoding 2-keto-4-pentenoate hydratase translates to MPPDVLASIAEELAEADRTHGMIPRITARYPDATIEDSYAIQGVWRDKNLAAGRLLVGRKIGLTSKAMQQATGITEPDYGVMFDDTVYRSGDEIPVALFSNVRVEVELAFVLREPLEGPDCTLDDALAAIDYAVPALEVLNSHIELEGRTIVDTIADNAAYGAMVLGDVHKRPDEIDLRWVPGVLARNGEIEETGVAAGVLGHPATGVAWLANTFHQHGARLEAGEIILAGSFTRPVWMSRGDEVRCDFGPMGVIECRFV, encoded by the coding sequence CTGCCTCCCGACGTGCTCGCGTCGATCGCGGAGGAACTGGCGGAAGCCGACCGCACGCACGGGATGATCCCGAGGATCACGGCGCGGTACCCCGACGCGACGATCGAGGACTCGTACGCGATCCAGGGGGTGTGGCGCGACAAGAATCTCGCAGCCGGGCGGCTCCTGGTGGGCCGGAAGATCGGCCTCACCTCGAAGGCGATGCAGCAGGCGACGGGAATCACCGAGCCCGACTACGGCGTCATGTTCGACGACACGGTCTACCGATCGGGGGACGAGATCCCGGTCGCGCTGTTCTCGAACGTCCGCGTCGAGGTCGAACTCGCCTTCGTTCTCCGGGAGCCCCTCGAAGGACCGGACTGCACGCTCGACGATGCCCTCGCCGCGATCGACTACGCCGTCCCGGCCCTGGAGGTGCTGAACTCGCACATCGAGCTCGAGGGACGGACGATCGTCGACACGATCGCCGACAACGCCGCCTACGGGGCGATGGTGCTCGGCGACGTGCACAAGCGCCCCGACGAGATCGACCTGCGGTGGGTGCCGGGCGTCCTCGCGCGGAACGGCGAGATCGAGGAGACCGGCGTCGCCGCGGGGGTCCTGGGTCACCCCGCGACGGGGGTCGCGTGGCTCGCGAACACCTTCCACCAGCACGGTGCGCGACTCGAAGCGGGTGAGATCATTCTCGCGGGGTCGTTCACGCGGCCCGTATGGATGTCGCGGGGCGACGAGGTGCGCTGCGACTTCGGACCGATGGGGGTCATCGAATGCCGCTTCGTCTGA
- a CDS encoding glycosyltransferase family 2 protein, protein MKLIVVVAFNVTDLIRAQSETLRDWLLADESAHLVVLDNSASEETIAIVRDVTTDVSARVIAEVADHNAGFSPAVNDAVTRAEAAWGALESVALLNPDVTTDAATIAAVFAGLDDPRVGISAPLLVDEAGAADRGSLRRAWNRRRLFAEVVGAPGLARVLGSPARSIRASRAGRIDVDFTSGAYMAIRREVVGEGLDTRLPMYLEDQEICHRARRAGLAVRVDTRLRALHTGGHSRKSHTAMARQLRQMELATAPAMSWLDHTGSPAWQVRAVIGLAAAARMAIAGAAVAASVIVPSRREWAHDQWVLGGWLLTWATDPHARDHVEWTS, encoded by the coding sequence GTGAAGCTCATCGTCGTCGTCGCGTTCAATGTGACCGACCTCATCCGCGCGCAGTCGGAGACCCTGCGCGACTGGCTCCTCGCCGATGAGTCCGCGCATCTCGTCGTCCTGGACAACAGCGCGAGCGAAGAGACGATCGCCATCGTCCGCGACGTGACCACCGACGTCTCCGCACGCGTCATCGCCGAGGTCGCCGACCACAACGCCGGCTTCTCCCCCGCCGTCAACGACGCCGTCACCCGCGCCGAGGCCGCCTGGGGGGCCCTCGAATCGGTCGCCCTGCTGAACCCCGACGTGACGACGGATGCCGCGACGATCGCCGCCGTCTTCGCGGGCCTCGACGATCCCCGCGTCGGGATCTCCGCGCCCCTCCTCGTCGACGAGGCCGGGGCCGCCGACCGCGGGAGCCTCCGGCGTGCCTGGAACCGACGCCGCCTGTTCGCCGAGGTCGTCGGGGCTCCGGGTCTCGCCCGCGTGCTCGGTTCGCCCGCACGCAGCATCCGCGCCTCCCGCGCGGGCCGCATCGACGTCGACTTCACGTCGGGGGCCTACATGGCGATCCGGCGGGAGGTCGTCGGGGAGGGCCTCGACACCCGGCTTCCGATGTATCTCGAAGACCAGGAGATCTGCCACCGCGCACGGCGCGCGGGGCTCGCGGTGCGCGTCGACACGCGGCTGCGGGCCCTCCACACGGGCGGCCACAGCAGAAAGTCGCACACCGCGATGGCACGGCAGCTCCGACAGATGGAGCTCGCGACAGCGCCCGCGATGTCCTGGCTCGATCACACGGGATCGCCCGCCTGGCAGGTGAGGGCCGTCATCGGGCTGGCCGCCGCGGCGCGGATGGCGATCGCGGGGGCAGCGGTCGCGGCATCCGTCATCGTCCCGTCGCGTCGCGAGTGGGCACACGATCAATGGGTGCTCGGCGGGTGGCTCCTCACCTGGGCGACCGACCCGCACGCCCGCGACCACGTGGAGTGGACGTCATGA
- a CDS encoding amino acid ABC transporter ATP-binding protein, protein MTGLLRATDLWKSFGDKPVLKGISLELSAHDVVAVIGASGSGKSTLLRCLNLLEPIDDGQIFLGDEDISDPRIDANRIRARFGAVFQSYNLFPHLTVLDNVTLGLRVVAKTPRREAAARGLALLERVGLADKAHEHPDRLSGGQQQRVAIARAIATDPEVLLLDEITSALDPELVGEVLELVRSLADDGATILMATHEMSFARDIAKRVVFLDDGRMLEEGPPAQIFGSPREPRTREFLARFTP, encoded by the coding sequence ATGACGGGGCTCCTCCGCGCGACCGACCTGTGGAAGTCGTTCGGCGACAAACCGGTGCTCAAGGGGATCTCGCTCGAGCTCTCGGCCCACGACGTCGTCGCCGTCATCGGCGCCTCGGGGTCGGGGAAGTCGACGCTCCTGCGGTGCCTCAATCTGCTCGAGCCGATCGACGACGGCCAGATCTTCCTCGGCGACGAGGACATCTCCGATCCCCGGATCGACGCCAACCGCATCCGTGCGCGCTTCGGGGCCGTCTTCCAGAGCTACAACCTCTTCCCGCACCTGACCGTGCTCGACAACGTGACCCTCGGTCTTCGCGTCGTCGCGAAGACTCCTCGTCGCGAGGCCGCCGCGCGCGGGCTCGCCCTGCTCGAACGGGTCGGACTCGCGGACAAGGCCCACGAGCATCCCGACCGCCTTTCGGGAGGCCAGCAGCAGCGGGTCGCCATCGCCCGAGCGATCGCGACCGATCCCGAGGTGCTGCTCCTCGACGAGATCACGTCGGCCCTCGACCCCGAACTCGTGGGCGAAGTGCTCGAGCTCGTGCGCTCGCTCGCCGACGACGGTGCGACGATCCTCATGGCGACGCACGAGATGTCGTTCGCGCGCGACATCGCGAAGCGCGTCGTCTTCCTCGACGACGGGCGGATGCTGGAGGAGGGGCCGCCCGCGCAGATCTTCGGCTCCCCGCGCGAACCGCGCACGCGCGAGTTCCTCGCCCGCTTCACCCCCTAG
- a CDS encoding amino acid ABC transporter permease — MTTHTPSALELERRSFRARQSRRSVLIAVASSLAFAAVVVTTAALSPGWADVQRAFFDPAIALDSLPRIWEGFLLNLQVLGLSVITVGAFALLLAFLRTLRGPVFFPVRVLAAAYTDIFRGLPFIIVLYIVGFGLPTLAGVRIPVIVLGTLAVTLTYSAYVAEVIRAGIEAVHPSQRLAARAMGLGYTQTLRRVVLPQAFRKITPPLMNDFVAMQKDVGLISILGAADAILAAKVESAQTYNFTPYVVAGILFILLAIPTIRLTDWYAARLQRREQIGAIV, encoded by the coding sequence GTGACGACCCACACGCCCAGCGCGCTCGAGCTCGAGCGGCGGAGCTTCCGCGCGCGGCAGTCCCGCCGCTCCGTGCTGATCGCGGTCGCCTCGTCGCTCGCCTTCGCGGCGGTCGTCGTGACGACGGCGGCGCTCTCGCCCGGGTGGGCCGACGTCCAGCGAGCGTTCTTCGACCCGGCGATCGCGCTCGACTCCCTCCCCCGCATCTGGGAGGGGTTCCTCCTCAATCTCCAGGTGCTGGGACTCTCCGTCATCACCGTCGGAGCTTTCGCGCTCCTCCTGGCGTTCCTGCGCACTCTCCGCGGCCCTGTCTTCTTTCCCGTGCGCGTCCTCGCCGCCGCCTACACCGACATCTTCCGCGGGCTCCCGTTCATCATCGTCCTGTACATCGTGGGCTTCGGACTTCCGACGCTCGCAGGCGTGCGGATCCCCGTCATCGTGCTGGGGACGCTCGCCGTGACCCTCACGTATTCGGCGTACGTCGCCGAGGTCATCCGCGCGGGGATCGAGGCCGTGCATCCGTCGCAGCGCCTCGCGGCACGCGCGATGGGCCTCGGCTACACGCAGACGCTGCGGCGGGTCGTGCTGCCGCAGGCCTTCCGCAAGATCACTCCCCCGCTCATGAACGACTTCGTCGCGATGCAGAAGGACGTGGGTCTCATCTCGATCCTCGGCGCGGCCGACGCCATCCTGGCGGCGAAGGTCGAGTCGGCGCAGACCTACAACTTCACGCCGTACGTCGTGGCCGGCATCCTGTTCATCCTCCTCGCGATCCCCACGATCCGTCTCACCGACTGGTATGCCGCGCGACTGCAGCGCCGCGAGCAGATCGGGGCGATCGTATGA
- a CDS encoding transglutaminase family protein, whose amino-acid sequence MQRDVTSRIVLNITEPADLVFAIGVSEHYAPTAESFTATLDGTAVTHTELSDVHGTRLHRVESGTGELVVEYSAQIEGAGAAIETADIDLLTYTRPSRYAESDALAPTAAAEFAGIDDPAQLLASVSSWVGTHLSYVPGSSLPTDGATRTLLARQGVCRDYAHLCVALLRSLGVPARLVAVYAPGLDPMDFHAVAEAWIEGAWRVVDATTLAPRSTLVRIATGRDAADTAFLNVMSGRADLVEVQVTATVDALPNDDLDQLVSIG is encoded by the coding sequence ATGCAGAGAGACGTCACCAGCCGCATCGTGCTGAACATCACAGAGCCGGCCGACCTCGTGTTCGCGATCGGGGTCTCGGAACATTACGCACCCACCGCCGAATCGTTCACCGCGACGCTCGATGGCACCGCGGTCACGCATACCGAGCTGAGTGACGTGCACGGCACGCGCCTGCACCGGGTCGAGAGCGGAACGGGTGAGCTCGTCGTGGAGTACTCCGCGCAGATCGAGGGCGCGGGCGCGGCGATCGAGACCGCAGACATCGACCTCCTCACCTACACGCGCCCGAGTCGCTACGCCGAATCCGACGCCCTCGCACCGACGGCCGCGGCGGAGTTCGCGGGGATCGACGATCCCGCGCAGCTCCTCGCCTCGGTGTCGTCCTGGGTCGGCACCCACTTGTCGTACGTGCCGGGATCGTCCCTGCCGACCGACGGTGCGACCCGCACGCTCCTCGCCCGGCAGGGCGTCTGCCGCGACTACGCCCACCTCTGCGTCGCACTTCTTCGCAGCCTCGGCGTGCCGGCACGTCTCGTCGCCGTCTACGCTCCGGGCCTCGACCCGATGGACTTCCACGCCGTCGCCGAGGCGTGGATCGAGGGCGCATGGCGGGTCGTCGACGCCACGACCCTCGCGCCCCGTTCGACGCTCGTCCGGATCGCGACGGGACGGGATGCCGCTGACACCGCCTTCCTGAACGTGATGTCCGGCCGGGCCGATCTCGTCGAGGTGCAGGTCACGGCGACGGTCGACGCGCTTCCGAACGACGACCTCGATCAGTTGGTGTCGATCGGGTGA
- a CDS encoding aldolase/citrate lyase family protein → MPLRLTFRDDLRAAERPLAGMWVCTGSALVAEIAAGSGLDWLLIDMEHSPTGLESVLAQLQAVAASDITPVVRVPIGDVVTIKQVLDLGAQNLLVPMVSSAAEAASVVSAVRYPPRGVRGVGSALARSARWNRVDDYLANADAHVSLFVQIETAAGVEAAAEIAAVDGVDGVFVGPSDLAASLGLLGQQTHPDVVAAVGRAFDAVRAAGKPVGVNAFDPAAAQAYLDAGASFVLVGADVALLARGSEALAARWSSSALGSRASY, encoded by the coding sequence ATGCCGCTTCGTCTGACATTCCGCGACGACCTGCGCGCCGCCGAGCGACCGCTCGCCGGCATGTGGGTCTGCACGGGCTCGGCGCTCGTCGCCGAGATCGCAGCCGGCTCGGGCCTCGACTGGCTGCTGATCGATATGGAGCACTCTCCGACCGGTCTCGAGTCCGTCCTCGCGCAGCTGCAGGCCGTCGCGGCATCCGACATCACGCCCGTCGTGCGCGTGCCGATCGGCGACGTCGTGACGATCAAGCAGGTGCTCGACCTCGGGGCGCAGAACCTGCTCGTGCCGATGGTGTCTTCCGCCGCGGAGGCTGCCTCGGTCGTCTCCGCCGTGCGGTATCCCCCGCGCGGGGTGCGCGGAGTCGGGTCGGCGCTGGCCCGATCGGCGCGCTGGAACCGGGTCGACGACTACCTCGCGAACGCCGACGCGCACGTGTCGCTCTTCGTGCAGATCGAGACCGCGGCGGGAGTCGAGGCTGCGGCCGAGATCGCAGCGGTCGACGGCGTCGACGGCGTCTTCGTCGGGCCGAGCGACCTCGCGGCATCCCTCGGTCTCCTCGGTCAGCAGACGCATCCCGACGTCGTTGCCGCCGTCGGGCGCGCCTTCGACGCCGTGCGGGCGGCGGGCAAGCCCGTCGGGGTCAACGCCTTCGACCCGGCCGCGGCGCAGGCCTACCTCGACGCCGGCGCGTCGTTCGTGCTCGTGGGCGCGGACGTGGCCCTCCTCGCACGCGGATCCGAGGCCCTCGCCGCGCGCTGGTCTTCTTCGGCGCTCGGCTCGCGCGCGTCGTACTGA